One genomic window of Polyangium aurulentum includes the following:
- a CDS encoding sensor histidine kinase, translated as MQPALPPPRPSDQARPLRLSRLLTVALSALSALVVLTASTLVFTSSVMEQNTERLTTSLEAQRTARDIEGRLLSYDRRVGDMAERGENEPAAQSESTQRRLGELLAEAHSYVGSEIEQEVLQSLQGNIDSYFAARRRAAEAGLRLEDALDSARPTFDAALADADRLAVVNAADAASALQATRRWNFRAELTALASTVTLALVVAGLAVGARRKLYIPLLRLAQTIQRFGAGDTTARAENAGPVEIGTIARAFNEMADVVVSQRKQQLDFLAAVAHDLRNPLAAIKLSVATLGVRGALSGERTARTLSIVDRQVDRLGRMVDDLLDAARVEAGELTLHPSACDLRDIARDAVELYAPTTTRHELDVDIPDEPLAGLFDAARVHQVLDNLLSNAIKYSPVGGHVRLALRREGDDALMSVADEGVGIPPEELARLFEPFQRAPSGRKVAHGLGLGLWVVRRIVEAHGGHIRVESQPGEGSTFLIRLPLAARPAAEDDAVRCA; from the coding sequence ATGCAGCCGGCTCTGCCCCCCCCTCGCCCGAGCGACCAGGCCCGTCCCTTACGGCTGAGCCGCCTGCTCACGGTGGCGCTGTCGGCGCTGTCGGCGCTCGTCGTGCTGACCGCGTCGACCCTCGTCTTCACGTCGAGCGTGATGGAGCAGAACACCGAGCGCCTCACGACCTCCCTGGAAGCACAGCGGACGGCGCGCGACATCGAGGGGAGGCTGCTCTCGTACGACCGCCGCGTGGGCGACATGGCGGAGCGCGGCGAAAATGAGCCGGCCGCGCAGAGCGAGAGCACGCAACGGCGGCTCGGTGAGCTGCTCGCCGAGGCGCACTCCTACGTCGGCAGCGAGATCGAACAGGAGGTCCTCCAGAGCCTCCAGGGCAACATCGACAGCTACTTCGCGGCCCGCAGGCGGGCGGCCGAGGCCGGTCTGCGCCTGGAAGACGCGCTCGACAGCGCGCGCCCGACCTTCGATGCGGCTCTCGCAGACGCCGACCGGCTGGCAGTCGTCAATGCCGCGGACGCTGCCTCGGCGCTGCAGGCGACGAGGCGGTGGAACTTCCGGGCCGAGCTCACCGCGCTCGCCTCGACGGTCACCTTGGCGCTCGTGGTGGCAGGGCTCGCGGTGGGTGCGCGGCGCAAGCTCTACATCCCGCTCCTGCGTCTCGCGCAAACCATCCAGCGCTTCGGCGCCGGCGACACCACCGCGCGCGCCGAGAATGCCGGGCCGGTCGAGATCGGCACCATCGCCCGGGCTTTCAATGAAATGGCCGACGTCGTCGTGAGTCAGCGCAAGCAGCAGCTCGATTTCCTCGCCGCCGTGGCCCACGACCTCCGTAACCCGCTCGCGGCCATCAAGCTCTCCGTGGCCACGCTGGGCGTCCGCGGCGCGCTCTCGGGCGAGCGCACCGCGCGCACGCTGTCCATCGTCGATCGGCAAGTCGACAGGCTCGGGCGAATGGTCGACGATCTGCTCGACGCGGCGCGCGTCGAGGCCGGCGAGCTCACGCTGCACCCGAGCGCGTGTGATCTTCGCGATATCGCGCGTGACGCCGTCGAGCTCTACGCGCCCACCACGACGCGCCACGAGCTCGACGTCGACATCCCGGACGAGCCGCTCGCCGGGCTCTTCGACGCCGCCCGCGTCCACCAGGTCCTCGACAACTTGCTCAGCAACGCGATCAAATACTCGCCCGTGGGCGGCCATGTGCGCCTCGCGCTCCGGCGTGAGGGCGACGATGCTTTGATGAGCGTGGCCGACGAAGGGGTCGGCATCCCTCCCGAGGAGCTCGCGCGCCTCTTCGAGCCGTTCCAGCGCGCGCCGTCGGGGCGCAAAGTGGCGCACGGCCTGGGGCTCGGGCTCTGGGTCGTGAGGCGAATCGTCGAGGCGCACGGGGGGCACATTCGCGTGGAGAGCCAGCCCGGTGAAGGCTCGACGTTCCTCATCCGCCTGCCGCTCGCGGCGCGCCCGGCTGCTGAAGACGACGCGGTCCGCTGCGCCTGA